Genomic segment of Pseudomonadota bacterium:
TGGGATGAAACAGAGATTGGCAATAAGCTCTATCTATGCTATGGGGCCAAATATATTTCTCTTTGATGAACCAACCACTGATCTCGATTCAAAGGGAAGGGGTGAGTTGTTAGGAATTATCAGAAAACTTAAAGAAAAAGGGAATACTATCTTGCTTGTGGAGCATCAGTATGAAGATTTTCTACCTGTGACTGATAGGGTAATCATTTTGGAAAACGGAAAAATTATTAATGAAACCAAATCGTTTCATAGCATCAGAACGGTGTGTAGAGAGAGGAGATGTTTCAAGGGATATTCAAATGAAATCGATATCCAGGATTTGACTTTTGGCTACAGAAAGGAGAAACCCATTTTAAAAGATATAAACCTGAATATCAGGAGGGGAGAGTTAATTGCGGTCTGCGGGGAGAATGGCTCTGGTAAAACTACACTATTAAAGATTATGGCAGGCCTTTTAAAGCCTGATAAAGGGAGGTTTGCCCTTTTAGGCTTTAACAATCCTACCATAGAAGAACTTATTGGCAGGGTTGGTTTTCTGTTCCAGAATCCTGATGAACAGCTTTTCGCAAATTCGGTAGAAGAAGAGATTATGTTCGGCCCATTGCAGTTAAAGAAAAAGGTTGATAAAGAGGAATACTTAAAACTTGCTAATTTTAATACTGTAAGAAAAAGACACCCTCAAACACTATCGAGAGGTCAAAGGCAACTCCTTGCAATATTATCTATCCTGGCAATGGAGCCACAGGTTATCATTTTAGATGAACCGACAACAGGATTGGATTACAATAACTTGTGCAGTCTCTTCAAAATCCTTAATGCGCTGGTTAATGAAAATAAAACAGTCATATTTTCTACACATCACATGGGTGTGAAAGAGTTTGCAGACAGGGCCATTCTACTCGAAGATGGCAGAATCGTAAGCGATGAGATATATCAGTAGGGCTACATTTTTTCACCACCTTGACCCTCGAACAAAGATACTTATGAGTCTTGCCTGTGCCTGTCTTATAGTGATTCTGAATACATCGTTCAGTCTTTTCGGGCTTTTTATGATTCTCTTAGCAGCTTTTTTCTCCGTAAAACCACCATTATCCTATATTAAAATTACTACCTATTTGATGGGAATGGCTATAGTTGCTACTGTGATTTCTCAGGGGTTTTTTTACT
This window contains:
- a CDS encoding ABC transporter ATP-binding protein is translated as MIIIKDLTYSYPEADYPTLEGINLDIREGEFVLLIGPTGSGKSTFLYCLNGLIPHVFAGDIRGDIRINGISPQEITVAEISRIVGTVFQNPESQIFMLKVEDDVAFGCENLSLPKEEVIKRRDMALKEMGLLHVRNAETFNLSGGMKQRLAISSIYAMGPNIFLFDEPTTDLDSKGRGELLGIIRKLKEKGNTILLVEHQYEDFLPVTDRVIILENGKIINETKSFHSIRTVCRERRCFKGYSNEIDIQDLTFGYRKEKPILKDINLNIRRGELIAVCGENGSGKTTLLKIMAGLLKPDKGRFALLGFNNPTIEELIGRVGFLFQNPDEQLFANSVEEEIMFGPLQLKKKVDKEEYLKLANFNTVRKRHPQTLSRGQRQLLAILSILAMEPQVIILDEPTTGLDYNNLCSLFKILNALVNENKTVIFSTHHMGVKEFADRAILLEDGRIVSDEIYQ